A genome region from Arachis duranensis cultivar V14167 chromosome 6, aradu.V14167.gnm2.J7QH, whole genome shotgun sequence includes the following:
- the LOC107494696 gene encoding uncharacterized protein LOC107494696 — protein MVPKSLLLSYSRSLFSKSPIPNLRTQISPIYHYSVALAPPNPGTEAFLFAETPPTNPEGSTALTQKRGHSTTPSPTDSTGQHSTTPPPLRRHHPAAFLGSGRSSVQPSTAQSPTQPSSQVNMESEPPIQEMENKQDGVSNGDGDVLHDIENEGILLDGKGKIRRNWSEFSERNMSYSEPLLVKRTNTTSQIAIIGANLSAIESLDYELVYIKNFSYFVGEDTITLLSV, from the exons ATGGTCCCAAAG TCTCTACTACTCAGTTACTCTCGCTCTCTCTTCTCCAAATCCCCAATCCCTAACCTGCGCACTCAAATCTCCCCAATCTATCACTACTCAGTCGCTCTCGCTCCTCCGAATCCCGGCACCGAAGCCTTCCTCTTCGCGGAGACGCCACCCACTAACCCAGAAGGCAGCACAGCACTGACCCAGAAGAGAGGGCACAGCACGACGCCATCGCCCACTGACTCAACAGGGCAGCACAGCACCACGCCGCCGCCGTTGAGACGCCACCACCCAGCAGCGTTTCTGGGTTCTGGCCGATCATCAGTTCAACCCAGCACCGCTCAGTCTCCCACTCAGCCTTCCTCCCAAGTCAATATGGAGTCCGAGCCACCGATTCAG GAGATGGAGAACAAACAAGATGGTGTAAGCAATGGTGATGGTGATGTACTACATGACATTGAAAATGAAGGTATATTGTTGGATGGGAAGGGCAAAATTCGGAGGAATTGGTCGGAGTTTTCGGAAAGGAACATGTCATATTCAGAGCCACTGCTTGTTAAAAGGACTAACACAACCTCCCAGATTGCTATAATTGGTGCCAACCTCAGCGCTATTGAAAGCCTTGATTATGA gttGGTTTACATTAAGAATTTTAGCTATTTTGTTGGAGAAGACACCATAACTTTACTATCAGTTTaa